The genomic interval TCTACACAGTAGTGTCCATAGGCTCGTCTTCCACGCTAGAAACAACACTGATTGGTGGAGGATCTGTGCTGTCACCTTTCTCAGGGGATTTAGCCAATCCCTGCTTTTCGTCCTGCTGTCCCGCGTTCTTATTAGCTGAATGTGAACTGCGATCCTCCACAACGTCATTGTCATTGGTTTGAGTCTTGGAGGGGGTACTGGCCAGCGCTCCTGGGTGAGTTTTCATATGGCCCTGTAGATGGGAGACACATTACAATAGAAATTTACTCATAAGTCCAGTAGGGTGAATTCTTGTCTTGACATAAAAATACTTTGCCACTTGAATACCTTCACATTAGAACATCAAAATCATTGACGTTTGACTCAAGAAAAGTCCACAATATctttaacccttaccttaagTCCACTACGGCTGGCGTATGCTTTTCCACACTGGGAGCAGCTGTAGGGTTTGTCTGGGCGAGGTGGCTGGGTCTGCAGAGCTGGTGCTGGTACAGAGGGCTCTGGGTCCTCTGAAGGCTTTTCTGGCACGCTGTAACCTTCCTCTACTGCAGTGTCTTTCTCCGGCTCTGGATCCACTGCTGGTAAAGGCTCACTGGGTGTGGTGGTCTCGCTCTTGTCTTTGCTTTGGGCAGCATCTTTCTCTTGTGCCTCCTGTGGTGCACTGCCACAGGCCTCTTCTGCTTCAGGGTTAGCTTTGGGGCTGGCAGGTGGGGTGAGGGCAGGTAAGGGATTTGCAGCTGGGGGTTTGGGGTTAGAATCAGGACTTGTGGCGGGGTTGTCTGTGGAGCAGGGTTCATCAATATTAACAACTCTATGCGGTATATCATTTTCAACTCCAGGCTttgaaacacagagggaaagaggggtgtcatctgcctctgtgtctccattCACTACAGCTGAATGAGAACTAGCTATGGGTGCTTTGAAAGGGCTGGCGCTGCCCAAGTCAGCGTGGGTCTCCTCCTCAGAGTTCATGGGACTACCATCAGCTAGGGTGTTGTCTCCCAGACGCAGGGGGTCCTCAGCTCCCACTGAGGGGGGATTACGGGTCAGGGGTGGGCTAACACTGGGTGTTGAGCCATCTGATTCCTCTGTCTTCACAGATGTGgcatcagcagctgttgatTGCTTAGAGGTAGACCCTGAGTTGAGAGCATCCATTGGAGACTTGGAGGTCGTTGTTAAGGCTAGAGGAAGGAGTTGTTGGGTGTTTGACGGAGAGCCTACAGAGTCATTCTCAGCATCATCAAAGACAGCATTCTGTGTTTCAGAGCCATCTTCAGTAGGCATATCTTCATCAGGTGGTATTTGCCCTCCTAGGTGCAAGCGGATATGATGCTGGAGAACCAAGGCATTGGTGAACTTGCGTGGGCACAACGGGCAGGAGTTCAAGGCACGGGAGTTGGCCGGTCTTGCACGGTGAGTGGCCAGATGGGCCCTAAGGCTGCCCTTCGTGGAGAAGGAACGACCACACAGCTTACAAGGGAACGGGCGCTCTCCCAGATGTGTGGCCTGGTGCAATCGCAGAGCTCTGGGGCAGCTGAGGACACGCAGACACACTCCGCACTGATTAGCAGCCTGAGCAACAGGCAGAGAAGGGGTGGTTGTGGTAGTTGTAGTGCCAGAACCTGAGACTCCCTGGCTGGTCACTAGTCCAGCAGAATTGGTGCTTGGGCTAAGGCCAAGAGCAGCCAACATTTCCCTGCGATAGGCACTGGAGGTGGTGGTCAAGTCATGGCCATGTGTTTCTCCATTGGCTTCTGCAGGGGTTTGCGaggcggaggaagaggaggaagaggaggcaccTCCACGAGGCTGCTTTTCAAGCTTCTGTACAAGGCGCTGCAACTTTGAGGTGTCTGAGGTCTGGGTAGAGGTGGtgggagaggatgaagaagggGAGGAGGTCGATGGTTTGGGGAAAGGTGGAAAGGGGAAGGGGAGCTGATGAGCTGAAGTGAGGTGGGAGGTGGATGGGTGGCCTGGGGGCCGGAGAAGTGCAAGGTGGTGGGGTGAGGCCCCTCCAGGGAAGAGAATCTTGGGGAGGTGGGCCAGCTGAGAGTATGGGGAGGTTGTATGGAGGGTGGAGTGGGGAGGTGTGTTTTCGTCAAATCGCTGCTGCTTTGCTCCTTTAAACTGGCTGcccatggaggaggaggaagaggatgacgaAGAGGAAGAAGGCAGTACAGTGCTAGATGcactggcagcagctgcagcagaggctctattaagctgcagcagtgaatgGGCTGTGGACAGCAACGCCATGTCAACAGAGGGGGGCAGAGGTAAAGAGGAAGGTGAGGGCCGAGTGGATGTGCCAGACAGAAATCCTAAAGCCATGTTCTCTGTCATCCCGGGAATGCTACCTTTCACTCCATTGAATTGCTCGTCATCATCAGCCCGccgttttcttcttctctggatgGCACCAGGGGcgctctgtgtttgctctgaCAGTGCTgggggcagcagggagagggACAGCTCTGGgttttgctctctgtgtctcagaaAGTGGGCTTTGAGATTCCCTCTGGTTGTAAATCGGCTCAAGCACACGGGACACTGGTAGGGCCTTTCACCTGTATGAGACCTCAGATGGATCTGGAGAGATGAATCACTGCTCAACACCTTCCCACAAAAACGGCACACATGTTGAGGGCGCCCCGATGAAGAGGCAGATCCCAGGGAGGAACTGGGCTGGAGTTCCTGGGAATGGCTGGTGGTAGGAAGGGGAGGAGTCGGGAAACTGATACCATTACTATGACCAAATGAGGAGGTGTTGGATGATTTCTCATGGAGGTAGCGTGGCGGTAGGCCCAATGACAAGGACAGGGGATGCAGGGAGGTGACAGAAGAGCTGATAGTGGATGAAGTAGATGAGGAGGATAATGAGGAAGAGGTAGAGGAGGATGGAGGTCTGTTGCCATGTGAAGCACCTGATTTGGAGACGGATGGctgggggaagagagaggatggaagGCCAGTCAAAAGTGATGAGGCTGTGGTTACTGGTGTGGCAGTGGAGGGGTGTGTTGGTGATGAAGATGCTGCTCCTGTAGACTTCTGGTTGCTGTCTGCACCACTGGTCTGTGTATTATTATCATGGCCAAAGACAGCCCCTCCAAGCCTTAGAACGTGTCTACAGATCTCCTCTGTTATCTGCATCTGGTGGATTTGCCTCTGCTGTAAAACCCTCAGCTCCTCTAGGAGTACTGCCAGGGTTGGCGGCACCTGGATCTGTCCCTGCTGCCCGGGAGAGCTCGAGGCCTGCTGCTGACCTGGACTGGAGCTCTCACGGTGAGGTGGCACACACTgagaagatgaggaggtggaagaggaggaggaggaggtagtgGTGGTGGCTGAGCTGCCCATCGGTGGCGAGGTCATGGTGGAGTGAGAGTTTCCTTGGTGGGACAGGCTATGAGAACCTGAGATTTGACCCAGGGGAGGAGGTGAGTGGGTCTGAGATGACAGTGAGGGGTGGGGAAAGTctggagagagggaagagtgGGTGTTGGGAAGGGAGGTGGTGAAGGGGGCAATGTGGCTGGGCCAGTGGGGAGGAGGCGAGCTCTCACTGGGCAAGGAGGGCGCGTGGAGCCCACCAGGGGATGGGCGAGGGGCCAGAGGCGGCTGGCAGTCTTGGAGAGAGGtgggggatgaggaggaggacccTGATGAGGTCACTTCTGAGCCAAGAGATGTGGACGGTGATTTCATGCCCAGGTGGTCATCTGAGGATTGATAGAAAAAAGGAGAATAAGATCTTGAGCTAGGAGAATAAGCTTTTTAAAAACTTCAttcactttctgtttgtttctttgcacGAGCATTTTCATGCAACAATCTTCATTATCAACTAAGATATGAGCCCAGATATACAGGTAATGATGAATCAATGATGAATGAACTTTCTGCTATCagagtgtgtttatttcattgcTTCTGGTTATTGTTTATAAATTTTGCTGGCAAACTTCTGTGCATACCAAAAGGTCCTATTACGACTTCAAAAGAAATGCCTGCTAAGAAATGGCCttgaacaaaaaagaaaataaacacgTGAAAGAAACTCTGCAGTCTATGAGTCTGTAATGTCTTGTCTCAATCTGTGCTCTCTGGAGCAAAACTCCTCAAACatcttgcacacacaaaaaagcttACAGACCACCTTGCTGCTATGGCAACACATTTTAGAGGACAATGGGCATCACCAAGACAACCCATAACCCCTCTTAACCCACCCCCTCCCTACAGCAGTTACGTCTTTCATCTCCCTATTCACCCTTCCCCCCTTACGTCACAGTGGAGGTCAAGGGTCAGGCCACGCTAAGGGTTCTGGGCACTGTCCAGACACTCTGATTGGTCAACTAATCTGACCTCTGCTGCTCAGGGGTCAAATTCTTTCAGAATCTTGAGCACAGAGTGagaaagagtaaaaagaaaaagaagggggGAGGGTAACAACAATGGAGAGACAAACTAACTATTCCCTCCTGGAGAGATATAGTGATGGAATGAAAGACTGTACCTTTGAAAAATGCCTTCCCTCTGACTTATAAACAGACCTGAACgtgcaggaaacacaaaaatactCCCAcgctaaactttcatttgtggaAGTTTACCTGCAGCGAGACGTGGGTGCATGCACTTGAAGATACAACTCTTTGCAACGCAGAACAAGTGCGAGAGCAGTCCCTCTATCCCCACTCAATCTTTTTTTCCTTATCCATCTGAGCCCCCCCAAAGTGTGTAGGGGTATACAGTCAATAGGACTGGGGGgcgagaaagagggagaaagaaaggggagGGAAGTATTGAGAAGGTGGAAAATGGGGGAAGAGGGGCGCataagagagaaaagcaggaacgAAGAGCAAAAGAATAAGAGAATGGAAGGGTGGAAGATTAATCTTTACCAAAAACACTGCCTTCCCTTCCCCCCACCCACGCACCTTATTGTTAACAAATAAGAGAGTGCTCAATACTAATCAAAGACCTCCAGCAGTCAGCGCTGAGCAGCCTGTTGGTTTCCTAGAGGACGAGCAGCTCATGAAAATGGCCACAGATGTATGTTAGTTAATCCCACTCTATTCACCTCACAGGGACAAGTTTATTGGCCCCAACCAAAGTGCCTAAGGCCTCCATTTAGTGGGGCCCTCTGCAGTGAATGATAAAGAAGGAGGGGTGTCCACAGTTGACAAACTTGGAtcttaaacttttttttgtctgctaaATCAGGTGCGTTTGTTGGAATGTGGCCAAGCATGAATTAACTTTTGAAAATGACAGCGAGAAACCACACGATACACACACCTTTCACGTGAGTCTAAACCCAATTGTTTACTTTTTATAAAAGTTCTCTGAAGATTTTAAATCCCGCATGCAATGTTGATGCGCACCGTTTGCGCAATGTTGCAGGGTGGATTAGACCCTCTTTGGAGAAATTTAACACaaaacacgcatgcacacttGAAAGGACGTTCTCTCACCGTGAGATAGCAGCCTTGGGCCCCCCGGATCCGCGTTAACGAGATGCTGGGGTCGTTTCTGCTTCCGGCGTGACATGATTCACGGCGAGTCAGACGGAGAGGGGGGCATCAGACGGTTGAGTGGCAGTAGGCACGTTTTTTTCTTGCGCACTTGGAAGCGCTCCTGAAACCATCCAAGCATCAAAAGTTCAAGTCGCGCAAATCCCGCAAGCCCTGGGATGGAAAGGAGAATTTCAAAAACGTGTAAAGACACCTGTAATTGTAAAAAGAGCCTCCTTTTTGTGGGAGAAAGTCAAAAAATAGGACATAGGTGTTTGGAAATCCGCAGGTCTGCACCGCGTCATGTGAAGCTAccgtgtgtgtggctgtttgctAAAGTCTCTTCTCCCCCCAAAAACTTGTCCAATTTGCGCCCCTCCTCTCCCACTGCTGCCCCGCTGCATGCACATACAGGGaacaacacacccacacacacgcacacacacacacacacacacacacacacacacacacacacacacacacacacagaaccactCCTTGTTCTTCAATGATATTTGCATTTCAATGGCGTGTAACACACAGCCTCCCTggttctctctttctcttccccccagctttatttttctttacacACTCACGCAGCAGCTATAAACtttcaataaaacatgacaattaGGTGTCAAAGCCGTTTGTTGCTCAAAATTACTTTTGAATGGGCGGGAGAATCGATTAAAGATcagtgttttaattatttccCAACGAGAGAATAAAATCATCACGGCTCGAATTAAGATGCAATAACATGTCTGAAAGAAGCCTAACAGGTGAGTCATGAATCAGGTGACATCTATTCAGGACCCACAGGTGATCAGCACCTATAGTGTCTAATTCTCAGCAAGGTGGAATAATAGTGGAATCATATCCAAATGGCTAGCAGGTTGTTTCCATCAGCAAGAGTCAAAAATCCGTCTTTCCAGTGGCGTTATTGTGCCGGATGAGGAGCGAGCAGGCGATATTTCTCCCCTTTGATTTTCATAGGGCCAATTATCAACAACAGTGCAGTGAGTACAAGTGGGGCCACACAGCCATtccacatgcatgcatgtgtttcgTGTGTTATCACCAAGCGCATAATACCCCCCCTCACatccccccacacccccccaaaaaagcatCTTACACTGGAGCTCTATTTAAAAGGCAGAGAATAGATGGGAATCTTTGACAATGGCGTGCTGGACACAGTTGAGTGAGcatctcccctctctcactATGAACCCCCGGATCCACTGCTGCAAAGCACAATGCCCCTCTTTCACCCCCCGCCTTTACTCCTGTACCACGTGGAGAAATGGataaaagagggagagaaaaaagtgggaggtggtggtggtggtggtggtggaggaggaggaggaggaggaggagggggatcaTATTGAAATAGGTGTCTCATATCATACATATATCCACTCAGAGGCCATGCAAGAAAATCTATCTGAAGGGTTACAGTTTGACTTGCTCAGTAAATGTCTGACTTCACCCAGGCTCATTAGCATCACctggaaaataaagagaaaatgctGATGTAAAGGTAAAGTCCAGGTTTGTGGAATAAGTTTTTAGAACACTTTAGTTCCtggcaaagaggtggaggaagtattcagatcctttacttaagtaaaagtactaataccacactgtaaaaatgacCTATGTCGAAAATGTCAAGTAAAAGCATGCAAATATAACCAGGAAAATGTGcctaaagtatcaaaagtaaaaaaaactgtaatataTCATTATACTATTATcactcatgcattcatgtaaaacaggattttgttgttgtggttggtGGAGCTGGAGGTAATTCTTAAGAGGTATCTTGCTTGTCTTGTCCAGCCAAAATTTCAATTTATTAAAAATAGATTAAATTACTAAAAGAACTCaaaggaaaagcaacaaatctcCACGtttgtgaagctggaaccaagaaatgtttttttgcatgaaaaacgactttcttctgtttcttctatTTCCAAATGTACAACAAAAATAGCAAAACATAGAAAACATATAACCTTTGTAAGCTTCACAagaaaatcatttcagctgtcttttttttaaaaaaaattattattattacttttcaTCCTTTCGTCCCTCTGGCGTGTATGTAAATATAGACTGGTGTTCCttgtttgttatgtttgttaCGTTTGTtgtgtcaataaagtttttcaACAACGGACTAACCGGTAAGTTGCGTATCTTCTgaaatttacataaaaataacGCGATAACTGCGCTATCCCTTAAAGGTTAAACTATCCATTAAGTTTAACAAAAAATTAACTTTTGAAAGTCAAAGTTGTTTGAAAGTCGAGGCGGATTTAACAGTTTAGCTCCGGACCTGCTATCCTGGTAATGCTGAAATTTAACGCAGTTGACGTGACATTAAGCTAGCTCTGTAAGCTAAACTTAAGCTAGCTACATACGTACTACCTCATACACCAATTTATGATACCTGGAGTATTGTACTCCGAATTGAAATAGAAAGTCTAAATTAAAAGTGAGTGGAAAGTTGCATCAAATTTTTCCCATAGTGAGTTAGCTACAGTTTATGCTGTTGCTAGCTGATTTACTCACTAGCATTTATAGAGACGCCAGTAAAAACAATTACGTGTTATCAGTTGGTGGCACAACTGCTACAGAAAATTAAACCTTAAATGTTTTTGGCAAGCAGTTGGTGGCCTTAAAAGTTTTTGAAATTTAAATAGAGGATAGTATTGGAATGTATCCGGTTGCTCTGGCACTCAATTTTAGGATTAAACAGCACTGAAAGGCAGTTCTTCAATAAGAGATGGAGTCTAAATATAGCCTCTGTGTTATCTGATTGTGACCagtttaaaataatgttttaccTTATGGAAAATAAGGGTAAAGGAAATCTCTAAATTCACACACTCCAAATATTAGAAAAACTGGTGATTTCAAGTCCCCAAGTTCTCTCAAAAGGGACCTTGAATTCTTCAAACCTCCTAAAGTTTGATGTCAAAGAGAGTGAGATGTGTGATAGCCCACACACAGGTTTTGCTAACTTGAAAGCCTCTTCAtcaaacagatttttcattGGATTTACTCTGCCAATAAAAACTTGCTTGTTGTCCAGATCCCTGTTATTAAAACATTACTGTCCTGTCCACAGTCACAGCCATGTCTCTCTGTGACGACACGCTCCTTTGCAACTTCCCGAAGTGTCGGACCAAGCTGAACGGCTTCGCCTGGGTCACAGCTTGCTCACACGTTTTCTGTGATCAGCACGGGTCCGGTGAGTTCAGCCGCTCCCCCGCCATCTGCCCGGCCTGTTCCTCCGCGCTGTCTGGGAAGCTGGACATTGTGAGGACGGAGCTGTCGCCCTCTGAGGAGTACAAGGCCATGGTGCTGGCAGGTCTGCGACCTGACATAGTTCTGGACATCAGTTCCCGTGCTCTAGCCTTCTGGAGCTATCAGGTCAAAtatctttctgtctgtatgtaaaAGAACACAATGCcagtcttttctctgtctgtgtcagtaTGGTTTTCTTCTTATTTCCGATAATATATTTGCAACTATCTTTGTAAACAGGTCCATCAGGAGCGTTTGTATCAAGAGTACAGTCTGTCACGGGCAGATTCACAGCTGAAGCAGATGGAGAAGGTGTTGTCCCAGCAAAACCAGTCCAGAGACCTGGAACTTACTGCCATGAGAGGGGAAATCGCCTCTCTGAAGAAGGTAAGCAGTCCACTTTTTGGTAAAAATAGCTTAAACATGCCCTCTGGCATgttaaaaaatactgttgcaaTACTGTAATGTGTTACACCCAAGATAAGATTGGACATAGAGCCTTAGGAGGGACGTGACAGAGGAGCTGGTCTGTGGTCAgtgtttctccttccctcttcactgtagatgatgaagaaataGAAAAAGGAGCAATAAACTACATAAACCTAAAGATCTTAATATGTGCTCGTGATCTAGAGAGCTTAATTTTTAATTACACATGGCGATCTAGAAAGTTCAAGTTCAGAAGACTATACAGAAAAGTATAAAACCTTGTTTCTTTCAGGTGATGGAGGAGTATAAAAGGAAGTACAGCGAGGTGTCCGAGAGGCTGATGGAGAGAAACAGGCAGTACCAGAAACTGCAGGGGCTGTATGACTCTCTGAGGCTGCGCAACATGGTGGTGGGTCACGGGGAAAGAGACATGCTGTCACAACCAGAATATCATGACTTCAGCACTGGTAAGAACAGCAACTTGAACTTAGACTGATGTCTTTACAAGTTTAAAGGTCCGCTCATTAAACAGCAGAGGCTTGGTCGTTTTGTGCAGGAGCTAAATTGATGTTTCACAGTGAGAGAGGCGGATGTAGATTGTTGGAGTTTATGAATGAGGCGACAATTTCTGCCCTTCCATAGAGTGTTGAGTGTTTAAAACTTGCCCtttaaaaacaaggaaaatcaAGAGCACAAAGTATTATATGTACCATTTTCACCTGTTTATTGACTtctgaaaatgggaaaaaaaatgtttttttaatgtttaaaagttGTATGTCAAGAGAACCTTAGGATTTTTAAATTAAcaattatttattaatgaaatAGCTGTTCATGAAATGATACTCGAATGTGAAAAACCATTGGTGCTGATATGATTAGTTGACAAAAAACTACTTTCCTACAATTCTGATGATCGGTTAAATGGATTTTGGACATCATCTCATATTGCTGCAGCAggcatttttttcaaaacatttgGTCGATTAAACAATAAATTAATTAGGTGACACATTAACAATCAAAATAATCATTACTTACAGCCCAAAACAATACGTTtggcatgaaaagaaataagCTTTATATGAATtgttacaaaacacacaacagcagatcCTTCAGCTGGTGTTGGAAAATGTCAGCGTCTCATGAAAAAGTATTAACCTTTAATATGCAGCAAAATAGATAAAAGAtcgtgtttttctgtctgtctgagagaTGAATGCTTTTATTACATCAGTTGTACTCACACTGATTaatgagaagaggaaggaagccCAGAGAGAATAATGTTGAATGGCGTAAAGGAAGACGCAGCTGTAGGTGTTTTGTCAAGAAGAAGTGCTCATCAAGAAAGAACAGTAGGAGTAATGAGCTGATTGTCTATGTAAGGGAATTTTACTCAGTGTAACAATGAGAGACATCTGTCAACCCCCTGCGTGTCACTCAGGGGTGGCTCGGCAGGCGACTCCCCAGAGAAGCCCTCAGTTCCTCTCCGTGGGCCCTGATGGGGACAGCAGATTCTTCTCCTGCCTGGAGGCTGACGGAGCAAAGACCTTCTTCCATTTCAGCTCCCCCGCCAGGGAGAGAGGCCGGCCT from Chaetodon auriga isolate fChaAug3 chromosome 24, fChaAug3.hap1, whole genome shotgun sequence carries:
- the LOC143316730 gene encoding uncharacterized protein LOC143316730; this translates as MSRRKQKRPQHLVNADPGGPRLLSHDDHLGMKSPSTSLGSEVTSSGSSSSSPTSLQDCQPPLAPRPSPGGLHAPSLPSESSPPPHWPSHIAPFTTSLPNTHSSLSPDFPHPSLSSQTHSPPPLGQISGSHSLSHQGNSHSTMTSPPMGSSATTTTSSSSSSTSSSSQCVPPHRESSSPGQQQASSSPGQQGQIQVPPTLAVLLEELRVLQQRQIHQMQITEEICRHVLRLGGAVFGHDNNTQTSGADSNQKSTGAASSSPTHPSTATPVTTASSLLTGLPSSLFPQPSVSKSGASHGNRPPSSSTSSSLSSSSTSSTISSSVTSLHPLSLSLGLPPRYLHEKSSNTSSFGHSNGISFPTPPLPTTSHSQELQPSSSLGSASSSGRPQHVCRFCGKVLSSDSSLQIHLRSHTGERPYQCPVCLSRFTTRGNLKAHFLRHREQNPELSLSLLPPALSEQTQSAPGAIQRRRKRRADDDEQFNGVKGSIPGMTENMALGFLSGTSTRPSPSSLPLPPSVDMALLSTAHSLLQLNRASAAAAASASSTVLPSSSSSSSSSSSMGSQFKGAKQQRFDENTPPHSTLHTTSPYSQLAHLPKILFPGGASPHHLALLRPPGHPSTSHLTSAHQLPFPFPPFPKPSTSSPSSSSPTTSTQTSDTSKLQRLVQKLEKQPRGGASSSSSSSASQTPAEANGETHGHDLTTTSSAYRREMLAALGLSPSTNSAGLVTSQGVSGSGTTTTTTTPSLPVAQAANQCGVCLRVLSCPRALRLHQATHLGERPFPCKLCGRSFSTKGSLRAHLATHRARPANSRALNSCPLCPRKFTNALVLQHHIRLHLGGQIPPDEDMPTEDGSETQNAVFDDAENDSVGSPSNTQQLLPLALTTTSKSPMDALNSGSTSKQSTAADATSVKTEESDGSTPSVSPPLTRNPPSVGAEDPLRLGDNTLADGSPMNSEEETHADLGSASPFKAPIASSHSAVVNGDTEADDTPLSLCVSKPGVENDIPHRVVNIDEPCSTDNPATSPDSNPKPPAANPLPALTPPASPKANPEAEEACGSAPQEAQEKDAAQSKDKSETTTPSEPLPAVDPEPEKDTAVEEGYSVPEKPSEDPEPSVPAPALQTQPPRPDKPYSCSQCGKAYASRSGLKGHMKTHPGALASTPSKTQTNDNDVVEDRSSHSANKNAGQQDEKQGLAKSPEKGDSTDPPPISVVSSVEDEPMDTTV
- the ccnb1ip1 gene encoding E3 ubiquitin-protein ligase CCNB1IP1, whose protein sequence is MSLCDDTLLCNFPKCRTKLNGFAWVTACSHVFCDQHGSGEFSRSPAICPACSSALSGKLDIVRTELSPSEEYKAMVLAGLRPDIVLDISSRALAFWSYQVHQERLYQEYSLSRADSQLKQMEKVLSQQNQSRDLELTAMRGEIASLKKVMEEYKRKYSEVSERLMERNRQYQKLQGLYDSLRLRNMVVGHGERDMLSQPEYHDFSTGVARQATPQRSPQFLSVGPDGDSRFFSCLEADGAKTFFHFSSPARERGRPFIKKH